CTCAGGTGCCACAGCAGACAACCCAATGAAATGGCGTACACGTCCTAAGCGAGACAAGACCCGAGACGCAAAGTCCAGCCCCTTGTGGCAGGGATCGACATGTCTAGCATCCCCACATTTTTTAAACGTCGGAAGCTATTACGCGCTCGCTACTGGTCCCTCCCGGATATACAGCTCACTCATGTGAAAAGGTCCATCATGCACGAATACGACACATTTTGCCTATTAGAAGGATAAGACGCTATATTGAGACCAGACAAGGTGAGACCTGCACTAATGGACACTGACCCCTGTAAGCCCAACAAAACCCAGAGTCCACCCACACACTGTCATACGCTCGTACATCTTGAACACACCGAACTTGTACTCTATCATTGCTCATTGTACTCTATGggagctacttgtataagGATGGTTTATGATAGTGGGGACCAAGTTTCGAGTCTGGTggctgtacaagtacgagtacgagtacactCAACTCGAATGGACAACCATTATACCGTTCGTGTACTGCAGCAGTAGCCCCAACACCATCCACCCACCATGCCATACCTCCATTCTGTTGATGTTTGCActggtatgtactactcgtacagaCAGTAGTCGCCTGCCGTACGAATACCTGTAGCTTCGTGAAAGATGCTAACCAAACAGATTCCAGTCGTTAACCTTGAAGGacttggcaatctccttcagCCGTTCATAGCCCTCCTGGGCCCGCTCGCCCTTGAGAACATTGTAGCTGATGACAATGTCGGTGGAAACCTTCTCCAGTCTGATGAGCGCCACGCAGATGGTCACCTTGGTCAGCTCCTCGGACTCCTTGCCCCatttcttggtctcctgTTCTCCCAGACAGGTCCAGATGGGGTACTCGGTCCCCTGGAGCTGTTCCGAGGTCACGATCCGCGATTCGCCGCCGTTAATGGCCACAATCTCGCCAAAATGGGTCTTGATTGCGGTGTCGTCTGCATCCGAAATCTTCTCGAGAATATCGAAAATCAGCGACTCCTCAGCGGGTCCATCGTCGACAAAAACCTCCTGGGTGTCGGGCACCTGACGGAATTGACTGGCGTCGGCAAACGATGTGGGCACCAGGGCCGTTAGAGCCCCTCCAAACAGTTCTTTGGTGTTcatgattttttttgttgttaAGGCGGAAGAGATTAACTCAAAATCTCACCTTACATGCAGTCCAGTGCGATACAGAGAGACCAGGTGCCCGGCCTGCATTGAGcataaaaaacaaataaGCAATTGGAGGGTGGGCTAGCCACAGTGCCAGGAACCCGTTTCGGGATGTGGGGAAACCCGTGGGGCAATTTGCGAGGAGCAACCCTCTGGAATATTATTTGCACCAAAGACACAATTATGATCGTATCAACAGGCACCACCCCGAGTACACGTAATGCCTCACCCCACCTGTGAGTAATTGGTTCATGCATTTGACGTGTTTAGTTAACAATCTATAGCTAGCTACTTGTTGCACCGTAGCTGGTCGCCACCTTACCTTGTGCTTTGTGGCAAGACCCCCATGCTCTCTGTGGGGAACATCTCACTCTACCAATTCCATCAATCAAAGAGCAGAACTCGTGATCCCCTCATACTTGTCGCCGCATTTAGCAAACTCAACCCCACTGGTCTCAGTGTACTGATCTCCGTGGATGTAAAAGTAGCACTTGTCCTGATCACGCTCATAGAAGGTGACCACTGCGTCCTTGTCAATCGCATGCAACCGGGAATACTTTTCGAAATGCTTGGAGTCAAAGCAGTCGACCCTGGAAACAATCTTCCTGGAGGGCACGGAAATGATCACAGTACAACTTCCCTTCAGCTCGTAAGACACCCGGAGATCCTCTCCCTCAACCTTGAGAACGGCATGCAGAATACTGCCTCCTTGTTCAATTTTTTCAGGTGTATCTGAAAAGATGGGTCCCCGGTTCTTTTCGTTATTGAGATTCACATCAGCCAGAATATCccgctccttcttgccATCATTGGCAAAGAAAATGCGGTACCAGTAATACCCAATAAAGAGTAGCGCAAGGTTGAAACAGCCCAATCTGTACAACTTCACCAGTGTGCCAATAAGTCGCTTGTGGGTGTATCGCTTGAGAACAGACTTATTGCTCCACCACAGAATCGAAAACAGTTGCTGGAAATTGGCCAGTGTGAATCCTCCCACAGCCATGGACAGAAACAGCcgctcttctccagacaACCGCTTGAACCACTTTCCAAGTGAGatctttctctttttcagGGGTGGGAAACGCACCGTGGTTCCTGTgccttgaacttgtccCTCTGTGACCAGATCGCGCGTGATCACAGACAACAACGAGAACTTCAAGTAATTGTCGTCCATGGCGTATGTGTATGagtatgtgtgtgtgtggttgttAAAGAGAAGTTGGTTGAGTTGTGATCCAAGGTTTAGTGTCGATGCTTCAGGGGTGTCTGTTTGGTGATACGCTAACAACCGAACTTGTGTGGGTACACGGTACGAGAACTCCTGGCCGTGGTCAaaatacgagtacaagtactgtaccggtacagtacttgtattttATGCTGTTTGTGTATGCAATCCCACCTGTATTCTGCTGCAGTTCACTGCGTTTTTCGTGCAGAAAAGTGGGGTATGCCATTATCACGTGTGGATTTTTCTTCGGTATGTTTCAGAATCTAAGAATCCAATTTTGGggactacttgtagtagttcacgtgacttacAAGGTGCATCATGCCTATTTTCTTCGGTCGACTTCTCAACTCCATACACCATTTCTCATACTCTTGCTTATCGCAGATCACTCATCCGCACCAGAGCATGCGGCACTGAAAAGCCACCCTACTCTGTGCCGTATCAAAAGTTAAATGTGTCGTGTGCGTTATCTTTTTCATCTACAGAGCACACGGCGCACACCATGAAACGAGctcttgctgctgttgcccTGACGGCATTAGCGGTGGTTTTGATTCGAAACAGTCATAGTGGCGACTTCACCACCATACTCACGCGCTCAGAGTCTCTATCGGATGCGCCACCATTGAGACAATCGGAATTTTCCCCTCCAGCGTTTAATGAGTCAACCTACATTTTCAACGCTGTCCACAACCAGCTACGGCACGTTGGAAATGCTATGGCTCCTAATGGAATGACGTTTACCCCGGGATTCGTGCCTCCGGGAACCGTTCTATATCACGGCATGAACAGAAAGGAACTTCCGCAGGACCTTGACTGGTTCGCCTTTGACCCAGAGTATTCCTTCACAATGTGTTGCAACATCGGGCATGCCTTTGGTAATCCCCATATTACAACTGCCCAGGTGGTGGAACCGCTCAAGATTGTATACATTGACGGTGCCAGTGCGTCTCTGTCCTCCGATCTGGGGACCATGGACTCTCAGGGTTTTCTTCTAGACGATCCCATCGACACCTGGAATGACTACACTGAGTTTGCACGAGGTGATCGTCTGTGCAGACTTTTCAAGGAAAATGGCTTTAAGCTGGATGGTTTTGTGCGTATGAACACGGGCTTTGAGCTCCTAATGTGCAACATGACCAACCCCAAGGTGGAGTATGTCATGAACAATGCCATTGCGGTCAGTGAGGAGGAAGGTACCGCTGGCCTGATGAAGCGAAGTAGCTTTGAAGTTGGTCAGACTTTCTTGTCGAGAGACAGATTTGGCAATCTGCTGGTTCGTCCCTCTCGAGAATTCAACTTCTTTGATTATGACTGGGTCAAGAGCATGGAACGTACTCATTCCAGTGCAGGGGAAGAGCGGGTGGAGCTTGATTATCGGGGACTGGTGACCATTTACGGCATGGAGGGCAGCCGAGACATCGATTTTCCAAAAAATGTGTCTCAGCATCGACTGCTCACGGGTTCTGAGGCTCTGAGACAGGAGCTAAGGTCGCAGCTTTGGGAGGCAGACAAACACACAAGAACCTACGATCCGTACAGAATCAATTGGAGAACGGTGACGGACAACCTTGTGTACAAGATGGCGCCTATTTTGGCTCAGATTAAAAATGGGCAGCTGGAGGCTGGGACCAGCTCTTTGAACGATACGTCCAAGCATCTTGGTGGTATCACGTCCATGTTACGACTGAGATTTGAGGGTGATGAAGAGCTCGCTAACAGTACAAGACATGATGTTGATGCTCAGGTTGAACGATGTGCCAAAACATACGCTTCTGACTTCCATAAGTACGACGTCACGCCTTTTGAGGAAAAAGTGAGGTTCGCCATCAGACTTGTTTCCACTGCAGTGTGTTCTGTAATCATGGAAACTGCAGATTGGGCAAACAAGGTACAGACTCGTGTCGGCAACGTTTCTGAAGAGCTTCCATCTAAGTTGCATGCTGACGTTTCGGATCTGATATCTGATCTCAACTGGTCCTATTTTGTTTCTTGTACTCATCGGTGCAAGGACAACGAGGTCTGCTATCTCCCCACCTGGCCCCATGGAGGTCGAGAGCCCCATATTCCGGCAGAGCCTCTTCAGTGTAGAACCATTGAGGATCTCAGGAAGAGTAGAGGGCTGTAGGTTGTGTTTTATAGCAATAATTATTTTCTGATTTATGCTGTTTGTCAAGTATCTTTCAAGTAATTATGTTGATTCTCTTATATTCTTCACTTTGTTGGTTATCTCTCCTATACAATTTAGATTCGCGCGCATGCAGACAGACAGACGTTATCGTCATGAAACTTCCACCTCCCCACACACCAAATCACCATGGCAGCACTCATCATTGTGGACTTGCAAAATGACTTTCTTCCTGGAGGCTCTCTTGCTGTAGTCGACGGAAATGACATCATACCCATTGTTCAGAAACTCGCTGACTCTGGCAAGTACAAATTTGTGGTGGCCACCAAAGACAGTCATCCCCAAGACCACACATCGTTCGCCGCCAACCATGGAGCTGAGCCGTTCACCTCAATCACATTCAAGCACCCTAACTCAGACAAACAGGTAGACCATACCGTGTGGCCTGTTCATTGTGTGGAGGGTACTTCTGGGGCAGATTACCCTCCTTCATTCGACTCGTCCAATGTGCAGGCTCTTGTTCGAAAGGGATACTTGCAGGACAGAGAGTATTATTCTGGATTTGAGGACGTTTGGGGCATCCACAAGACAGAGCTTCATGACCTGTTGCAGCAAAATGGCGTTACGGAGGTTGACGTGGTGGGACTTGCATTTGATTATTGTGTGTTCAATACAGCTAAAGACGCTGCCAAACGCGGCTATAAAACCACAGTCATTAGGGAAGCCACCAAACCTGTGgatccttcttctgaaAAAAAGATTGTTGCTAGTCTTGAAGAGGCTGGGGTTCATGTCGTCTGATCCACAACCCAAACCGACTGGTGATACTGCTGCCAGTACAATACTCGCACTCCGATTGACTGCTCAAATATgcaatgtacagtacactgtGTGTATTTTCGTCTCTACATTCTCTTTATGACGGGTCTTTTGGGGCTCACTTTCTACAGTATATCCTAACACTTTTGTCTCTTTTTTACACAACACATACCATACAACTCTCAACACAAGACTCTGTTTGTTTATCATGGACGCCCTATACACTGCCTTCAACTCTGGAAAGCTGGAACCCTTCGTCCAATCTGTGTATAGAGATGGAACCATCGACCTCTACGCCAACAGTGAAGCCATCTGTCTGTTCTCAGGGAGAGAAAATGAGCCTTACCTAGACAGCTTTTTGGGTGGTATCTGTCTTCGATACAGCTGCAACCGGCTGATCAACGAAGGACCGTGGGAAGACCGTCTGGAAGCTGCCAAGCAGATGGTCCAGATCCTCACTCGTCACTATAAGACGCCCATTATCGACTCCAGTGTTCTGCTGAGCATGCACTCCGTGTTCGATACCATGGTCTCTCTGGGTGAGGAATGTTGCGTCTCTTCAGGCTCAATCGACTTTGTGCGCTTCGGAAGAGTCTTCCATGGCATCACGCTGGTCTACATTTTCATATCCGAGCTCAACCAGGCATTAATTTCTATTCCTGACTTTCTGATCCAACGTTGGGGAGCACTCAACCTACGGGCCAACGCCCTAGGCATTTCTGTCCAACCCAAGACCATGACCAAAGTTCTAGACGAGTCTCGAGGTCTTGTTTTGGGCATGCCTGTGTCCAATGGAGATTCTGCTACTGCCCATTACCTACTTTCGCGATTCGGAAAGATCTCCCAGATACTGACAGGACTCCAACAGTCTCCAAAAATCAGCCTTGGTGAGATATTGAGCTTCTGTGCGTCAGAACCTGACCTGCAGTTCCTCTCTCTCATGCTTGTTCGTCAAGACTACTACGAAGAGCttgtcgagctgctggagaaccctgatgaggagattgtgggCATGACGACCATTCTTATGGTTCGTGTTGGTCTCACAATCAGATTCATTGAccctgaggaggagctgccaAGCCATCCATGTGTCCCACGATACTCCACGGGTTCTCTCACCCAACAGATGGAGTTTGTGTTCCAGATTTTGGACCGTCCAGACCTCTTGTCGGCCAAAATGAACTCTTCTAACCCCCATCACACCTGGATGGGTGCTCTGTCTGCAGTGGTGACTGAGTGGATCGCCGCTGATAAACCTGAGGAGGTGTACGGAGCGAACAAGAAGTTCTATGAGCTTGATCCCCCTGTATCACTCATTTTTGCGCTGTGTAGACTCCTCTACCTCGTTTGTGAGATGAATGGGGCTGGAAATAAGGATCTTGTCATCGGTAACATTCTCTCCTATgtctctcctccatctccgcTTCTACCCTCCAAGGTAGAGCCTATCAAGTTGGAAGACAGGTACCTTCCTTTCCAGCTGGGCGAGTTCGAGGGCACCACGATGGCTACCCGGGAGAGAAACCACGTGATTCTCTCTTTAATTGGGGTCATTAGACTCCAGATTGAATACACATACTCTTTTATTCGCGAAGAGATTGACAAAGATCTGATTAGAGTGCTCTTTTCTGGACTCCTGGCAGCCTATTCCAACTGCGTTATCCACGAGGAAACGTCTTCTATCGAGCTTATCATGTCCACTTTCAACGGTTGCATCCAGGTCTTCCCGTCTGGAGGTCTGATTCTTGTGGAACTACTGGCTGAGCTTTCGCAGCAGTCTCTACGGTTTGTTGGGGTATTTGCCACCGTGTTCAGCAGGTTCTATGACAAGAAGTACTTTTACGGGTGCGAGTTTTACTTCAATGACTTCCTTAGACGTTGGGGAGACACGCCGTCTTTTGATATCACACAGCTGCGTTCCAAGTTCACTTCTTCCTTGGAAGATAGAGCCACTGTTTCTGGAAGTACTTAGTTACGGTCTTGCAGTATattctcttcttttcctaTCATTACCATTTGTCAATAAATATATGCCGTTCAAGATCGATCTTGTAGCTAGTTTACGTAATCATTTTCACTTGAGAAGCCTATTTCAGTAACCTGGTTTAGGGCTCAAATATGCATGGTGAGCCTATTTGAAATTTTTTGGCAGTAATCTGCAGAGGGACACAAAAGTTCCAAGGTATATCACTGACGCATCAACACCACAATGGTCCTTCGATCTACACCTGGAGCCGTTTCTGTGTACCAGATTTCTGGTACAAACTCTTCCAGATCACTGCCAGAATggctggccaagaagcgaaagaagtCTCTCAAGAACGATGCCGAGTACTCCAACCGAATCGAGCTGATTCAGGATTTCGAATTTGCTGAGGCTTCCAACAAAATTGAGGTGACTCGAGATGGAGGATATTGCATGGCCACCGGTACTTATAAGCCTCAGATCCATGTCTACGACTTTGAGGatctctctctcaagtTTGAGCGACACACTGACGCTGAGAATGTTGACTTCAAGATTATCTCCGACGACTGGACCAAGAGTGTGCATCTGCAAAACGACCGATCTATTGAATTCCAAGGACAGGGCGGAATCCTGACGAAATCACGAATCCCAAAGTTTGGACGAGCGCTGGCTTACAACGACGAAAACTGCGACCTGTATGTTGGAGCTGCAGGAAACGAGGTATACAGACTGAACCTGGACCAGGGTCGGTTTATGGCTCCCTTTGAGCTCAGCAGTGCCGGTGTCAACTGTCTGGACGTTAACCAGGCCCACGGTCTCCTGGGTTTCGGTACTGATGCTGGTATTGTCGAATTTTGGGATCCTCGAAGTAGGAGCAGAGTGGGTATGCTGGATGTGGGCGCTCCCGGACTGGGTGGCGGTGCCACAGCTCTCAAGTTCAGAAACGACGGTCTGAACGTGGGTATCGGTAACGCTGACGGTATTGTTCGTCTCTTTGATCTGCGAGCGCCGGAGCCCTATGTCACCAAGGACCAGGGATACGGTTTTGGCATCAAGAAGGTGCTGTGGGTCAACGACGACCATGTGCTGTCTGCCGACAAGCGAGTCGCCAAGATCTGGGACCGACGAACCGGAGACGCCTACACCTCCATTGAGCCCACTGTGGACATTAACGACGTGGCACACATCCCCGGTTCCGGTATGTTCATGTTCGCCAACGAGGGTATTCCTATGCATACTTACTACATCCCCAATCTGGGACCTGCGCCCAAGTGGTGTTCATTCCTGGAAAACGTCACcgaagagctggaggagaagcccagCACTTCTGTATACGACAACTACAAGTTTGTCACCAAGCGAGAGCTGGCGGCACTCAACATTTCACACCTCATTGGCTCGGCCGTGGTCAAGTCGTATATGCATGGTTACTTCATTGACCAGCGGCTCTAcgagcaggccaagctcatctccaacccttTTGCTTACAAGGAGCACCGAGAGCGGGAGATCCGAaagactctggagaaggagcgggAGTCGCGTATCCGAACCTCTGGAACTGGAGCCATTGCATCCCGTGTCAAGGTTAACAGGGCTCTTGCTGAGAGACTATTGGCTGAGTCTGAGGCCGAGGTCACtaacaagaagaaggtgtcTGCCAAGGAGACTTCCAAGGCTGCTCTTTCCGACGATCGATTCGCTGGCATTTTCGAGAACCCCGATTTCGAGGTCGACGAGAATGCTGCAGAgttcaagcagctcaaccCTTCGcacaagaaggtcaagggcCAGCAGTATGGTGAGGCACCTCTGCGAACTACTGCCCGACCCCttactgctgctgaggaggaggccatggAGGAGAATAACGGCTACTCGTCCGATGAGCACGTGGAGGCTACTGATGAGGAGCCCGACTCTGAGGATGAGCGAaaggccgccaagaagaaggctctggcAGAGAAGCgggctgagaagaaggctgctgagCGTGCAGCCTTCCAGGCCAAGCGTGCTGACAATATCAAGATGACTACGGGCTCTGAGGCTGCTCGAGAGGAGATTCCCGATGACGACTTTGCTGACCGAGTGGCTGATCtcgaggctgaggaggacCGGCACGTCATGAAGAACGTCAAGATGTCCAAGggcgctggaggagccgtGGAGATGACTTTTGTGCCTCAGGGAAGAGGCAAAAAGGGTCGTGGTCCTCGACCCAAgcgagatggagatgaagaggaggcaCGGGACACTGGAAAGAGCAGACAGGAGTATGATGGTCGACGACGGGCTGGCAAGAACGCCTTCCGAGGTATGTAAGAAATGCATAATTAGTATAGAAGCGAAAGGATTCAAAGTATTAGTTCGAGAGATTATGTAGATGATGTAATGAATGCAGTACGAGTGTATACAACTGAGataccggtactgtacttgtactgtagctactcgAAAGACGCAGGAAGACACCGATGCAAACGCTTATtcctactcgtactcgtactatgATAGCACTGAAAACTGTATCAATTTGTCGTAACCGTGCCGAATGGCTTGCCGCACCATTTATTATCTCGCCGCACACCATTATCATGCTCCAGATCCTGTCACGCTCCACTTCCCGTAACTACCAGTATGTGTACATTCCTCTGCGGCTCCCCGTCCACCGACCGCAGATAAGATGTATGGCCACTCACCGGCTAATGAAATCGGTAGTTTGCTCATGCTGCCTTGCGGAAAAAAATGGTGAACACTAAACGGAGACTCCCTTTTGATAATAAGGTGTTTGGCGTATAGAGATACGGGTTTTGAAGTATaagagagaagaagtgTAGGTTGCTGTATTTGGATCTCCCCAAGTCTAGTCGTATCACATCTGACTGTCCATGACGTGCTCTACAGCCATTTCTTCGTAGCTCTTCTTTCTATGCGGCTCTTGTTGAGTTTCAACGGGCCCCGCATGTACACTCCAGCCAAACTCAACTGTTGTGTATACTGTAGGTATGGTATGGTATGAAAGAACCGCCTGAGAGAGGTCTCGGGTTCCCATGCACGTGACGCCGCAACACAACGGTTGCGTTTAAGTTGGTGTCTTAAGTTTGGGCCCGAGTGGGGAAGGTCCTACGGGGCCACATAGCGGTTGGATGGCTTAGTAGTGGTGTGTCATCCTCCGGACCACTGATTTCTGCGCGCCCAGAAACGTCAGCAGCACACCACCCGCTTGTCGGCATGATTGCGAATAAACAAGTTAAGAGTTTCATTTAACGGAGCGAGGGCTGCTGAATGCACAGGAGGATAACGCAATGCTGCGCACACATTTTCGGCACGCAACCTAGCAGCAACTGTTGAGACTGCTGTGAGTGGGTCTGTTTAAGggtttgtgtgtgtgccGGCTGCATGGGGTTAGGTAGGCCAGTGTGATTCAGCCTATACACCCGCGCCACACACGTAAAACTGCATCTCTatcttcttggagacaACGGGAAGCTGTCAACCTCAACTTGTTTGTCGGCCTTGCGGCGCTTCTTTTAGCC
The Yarrowia lipolytica chromosome 1A, complete sequence genome window above contains:
- a CDS encoding uncharacterized protein (Compare to YALI0A21175g, no similarity); amino-acid sequence: MDALYTAFNSGKLEPFVQSVYRDGTIDLYANSEAICLFSGRENEPYLDSFLGGICLRYSCNRLINEGPWEDRLEAAKQMVQILTRHYKTPIIDSSVLLSMHSVFDTMVSLGEECCVSSGSIDFVRFGRVFHGITLVYIFISELNQALISIPDFLIQRWGALNLRANALGISVQPKTMTKVLDESRGLVLGMPVSNGDSATAHYLLSRFGKISQILTGLQQSPKISLGEILSFCASEPDLQFLSLMLVRQDYYEELVELLENPDEEIVGMTTILMVRVGLTIRFIDPEEELPSHPCVPRYSTGSLTQQMEFVFQILDRPDLLSAKMNSSNPHHTWMGALSAVVTEWIAADKPEEVYGANKKFYELDPPVSLIFALCRLLYLVCEMNGAGNKDLVIGNILSYVSPPSPLLPSKVEPIKLEDRYLPFQLGEFEGTTMATRERNHVILSLIGVIRLQIEYTYSFIREEIDKDLIRVLFSGLLAAYSNCVIHEETSSIELIMSTFNGCIQVFPSGGLILVELLAELSQQSLRFVGVFATVFSRFYDKKYFYGCEFYFNDFLRRWGDTPSFDITQLRSKFTSSLEDRATVSGST
- a CDS encoding uncharacterized protein (Compare to YALI0A21131g, weakly similar to uniprot|Q08912 Saccharomyces cerevisiae Chromosome XV reading frame ORF YOR389W), with the translated sequence MKRALAAVALTALAVVLIRNSHSGDFTTILTRSESLSDAPPLRQSEFSPPAFNESTYIFNAVHNQLRHVGNAMAPNGMTFTPGFVPPGTVLYHGMNRKELPQDLDWFAFDPEYSFTMCCNIGHAFGNPHITTAQVVEPLKIVYIDGASASLSSDLGTMDSQGFLLDDPIDTWNDYTEFARGDRLCRLFKENGFKLDGFVRMNTGFELLMCNMTNPKVEYVMNNAIAVSEEEGTAGLMKRSSFEVGQTFLSRDRFGNLLVRPSREFNFFDYDWVKSMERTHSSAGEERVELDYRGLVTIYGMEGSRDIDFPKNVSQHRLLTGSEALRQELRSQLWEADKHTRTYDPYRINWRTVTDNLVYKMAPILAQIKNGQLEAGTSSLNDTSKHLGGITSMLRLRFEGDEELANSTRHDVDAQVERCAKTYASDFHKYDVTPFEEKVRFAIRLVSTAVCSVIMETADWANKVQTRVGNVSEELPSKLHADVSDLISDLNWSYFVSCTHRCKDNEVCYLPTWPHGGREPHIPAEPLQCRTIEDLRKSRGL
- a CDS encoding uncharacterized protein (Compare to YALI0A21098g, similar to Saccharomyces cerevisiae MOG1 (YJR074W); ancestral locus Anc_1.529, similar to uniprot|P47123 Saccharomyces cerevisiae YJR074w MOG1 GSP1-interacting protein) gives rise to the protein MNTKELFGGALTALVPTSFADASQFRQVPDTQEVFVDDGPAEESLIFDILEKISDADDTAIKTHFGEIVAINGGESRIVTSEQLQGTEYPIWTCLGEQETKKWGKESEELTKVTICVALIRLEKVSTDIVISYNVLKGERAQEGYERLKEIAKSFKVNDWNLFG
- a CDS encoding uncharacterized protein (Compare to YALI0A21197g, similar to Saccharomyces cerevisiae ENP2 (YGR145W); ancestral locus Anc_4.77, similar to uniprot|P48234 Saccharomyces cerevisiae YGR145w) gives rise to the protein MVLRSTPGAVSVYQISGTNSSRSLPEWLAKKRKKSLKNDAEYSNRIELIQDFEFAEASNKIEVTRDGGYCMATGTYKPQIHVYDFEDLSLKFERHTDAENVDFKIISDDWTKSVHLQNDRSIEFQGQGGILTKSRIPKFGRALAYNDENCDLYVGAAGNEVYRLNLDQGRFMAPFELSSAGVNCLDVNQAHGLLGFGTDAGIVEFWDPRSRSRVGMLDVGAPGLGGGATALKFRNDGLNVGIGNADGIVRLFDLRAPEPYVTKDQGYGFGIKKVLWVNDDHVLSADKRVAKIWDRRTGDAYTSIEPTVDINDVAHIPGSGMFMFANEGIPMHTYYIPNLGPAPKWCSFLENVTEELEEKPSTSVYDNYKFVTKRELAALNISHLIGSAVVKSYMHGYFIDQRLYEQAKLISNPFAYKEHREREIRKTLEKERESRIRTSGTGAIASRVKVNRALAERLLAESEAEVTNKKKVSAKETSKAALSDDRFAGIFENPDFEVDENAAEFKQLNPSHKKVKGQQYGEAPLRTTARPLTAAEEEAMEENNGYSSDEHVEATDEEPDSEDERKAAKKKALAEKRAEKKAAERAAFQAKRADNIKMTTGSEAAREEIPDDDFADRVADLEAEEDRHVMKNVKMSKGAGGAVEMTFVPQGRGKKGRGPRPKRDGDEEEARDTGKSRQEYDGRRRAGKNAFRGM
- a CDS encoding uncharacterized protein (Compare to YALI0A21153g, similar to Saccharomyces cerevisiae PNC1 (YGL037C); ancestral locus Anc_4.75, similar to uniprot|P53184 Saccharomyces cerevisiae YGL037c PNC1 Related to pyrazinamidase/nicotinamidase) → MAALIIVDLQNDFLPGGSLAVVDGNDIIPIVQKLADSGKYKFVVATKDSHPQDHTSFAANHGAEPFTSITFKHPNSDKQVDHTVWPVHCVEGTSGADYPPSFDSSNVQALVRKGYLQDREYYSGFEDVWGIHKTELHDLLQQNGVTEVDVVGLAFDYCVFNTAKDAAKRGYKTTVIREATKPVDPSSEKKIVASLEEAGVHVV
- a CDS encoding uncharacterized protein (Compare to YALI0A21120g, no similarity) produces the protein MDDNYLKFSLLSVITRDLVTEGQVQGTGTTVRFPPLKKRKISLGKWFKRLSGEERLFLSMAVGGFTLANFQQLFSILWWSNKSVLKRYTHKRLIGTLVKLYRLGCFNLALLFIGYYWYRIFFANDGKKERDILADVNLNNEKNRGPIFSDTPEKIEQGGSILHAVLKVEGEDLRVSYELKGSCTVIISVPSRKIVSRVDCFDSKHFEKYSRLHAIDKDAVVTFYERDQDKCYFYIHGDQYTETSGVEFAKCGDKYEGITSSAL